ACGCTGTACTTTTGGTGTTCCGGCTTGGCGTGCGTGCCAGAGATCGTATGCAGCCTGCTGGCCAATCCACAGGTCAGCGCGTCCGCCGTTCTCGACTCCGAGCCAGCCTTCTAAGCGTAAGGCCATCTCTGGCGAGATGGCAGCGTGCTCGTTAACCACTCTGGACAAC
The DNA window shown above is from Desulfobulbaceae bacterium and carries:
- a CDS encoding HigA family addiction module antidote protein, translating into MSNMHNPPHPGETLREDVLPALGLTITEAAKQLGVTRAALSRVVNEHAAISPEMALRLEGWLGVENGGRADLWIGQQAAYDLWHARQAGTPKVQRAELIVTA